In one window of Bdellovibrio bacteriovorus W DNA:
- a CDS encoding hypothetical protein (COG0775 Nucleoside phosphorylase) has protein sequence MPSQPLDNLVKIGQLKEEPPSNDELTGLLRTARLKCTDSQNTALSLESRFELVYSAAHSFALAALRSHGYRSEDRYTVFQCLAHTSNLENAKIRILSDAHNKRNLAAYEGKVDISETFVNALIDVLISLRDFCKDLDPKT, from the coding sequence ATGCCTTCACAGCCCCTTGATAATTTAGTTAAGATCGGCCAACTCAAAGAGGAGCCACCTTCTAACGACGAATTAACAGGGCTTCTGCGCACCGCTCGTTTAAAATGTACAGACTCTCAAAACACCGCTCTTAGCCTCGAGAGCCGCTTTGAGTTGGTCTATAGTGCAGCCCATTCTTTTGCTTTAGCAGCCCTTCGCTCGCATGGATATCGTTCAGAAGATCGCTATACAGTTTTTCAGTGCCTAGCTCATACCTCTAATCTAGAGAATGCGAAGATTCGAATTCTCAGCGATGCCCACAACAAGAGAAACCTCGCAGCGTACGAGGGGAAAGTAGATATAAGCGAGACGTTCGTAAATGCACTGATTGATGTCTTAATAAGTCTTCGAGATTTCTGTAAAGACTTAGATCCTAAAACTTAA
- a CDS encoding hypothetical protein (COG0640 Predicted transcriptional regulators) produces the protein MGIEKVSDTNNSRNSPPHKSLIDSLFTSTQKKVLGLLFASPDRSFFTTEVIQLTGGGSGAIQRELQSLSEAGIVSINTKGKQKYYQANKASPIFEELHSIILKTVGLTEPLKEALENLRQRIDLALIYGSIAKGTDTAASDIDLLIVSQEVSLAELYDTLTLAEETLGRKINPTLYTRDEFRSRIENKNSFVSKVLSDNIIILLGEINAFTAP, from the coding sequence ATGGGTATTGAAAAAGTTAGTGACACTAATAACTCCAGAAACTCTCCGCCTCACAAGAGCTTGATAGACAGCTTATTCACCTCAACGCAGAAGAAGGTTCTCGGCCTTTTATTTGCTTCCCCAGATCGAAGTTTTTTTACGACGGAAGTTATTCAGCTAACTGGCGGCGGTAGTGGCGCCATTCAAAGAGAGCTTCAATCATTATCAGAAGCTGGCATCGTTAGTATAAATACAAAAGGCAAACAGAAATATTATCAAGCGAACAAGGCCTCTCCAATTTTTGAAGAACTTCATAGCATCATTCTTAAGACAGTTGGCTTAACAGAGCCACTTAAAGAGGCTTTAGAAAATCTAAGACAACGAATTGATCTTGCTTTGATTTATGGATCTATAGCAAAAGGCACAGACACTGCTGCAAGTGATATTGACCTTCTTATCGTTTCCCAAGAAGTTTCCTTAGCAGAGCTGTACGACACCCTAACTCTTGCTGAAGAAACTTTGGGTAGAAAAATCAATCCAACACTTTACACTCGAGATGAGTTTAGATCTCGCATTGAAAATAAAAATTCGTTTGTTTCAAAAGTTCTTTCTGATAATATTATAATATTATTGGGAGAAATTAATGCCTTCACAGCCCCTTGA
- a CDS encoding ubiquinone biosynthesis protein (COG0661 Predicted unusual protein kinase), whose protein sequence is MSFEELGPTFVKLGQLLASRPDLVPEEYVHEFEKLHDNAQSLPFSVIEEVLKEEFGNSLTKKFSYIDENPLGSASIAQVHRAKLVSGEDVVIKVQRPGIVATINDDLSVLYLLAELIETYIPEARPYNPMGIVDEYFRTLELETNFVVEANNIRRFRENFKSNENIKIPKVYLEESTERVLVMEALAGIPLSQENALHQANVNPDEIIRIGLGAYLKMVFNDGLFHGDLHAGNFFILPNNQIGLIDFGVVGRLNTRTQTAIANMLLALSKEDYERFAFEFVDLAPFTDKVHIDLFAKDLRELIAPYFGLTLRNVNLGKILMKSAGIAADHHLQVPTDLMLFFKSIISIEGMGRKINENFDILQYSLQFAEELAKSQLGPQRFIHEMSQMARESKAFINALPRQLNFFLRKINSPSHAFKLEVKEIRELKRSVESSSNLLFLGLIIGSLILSSSYIFVHHTQSLILGIPAMSFIGYILSVIFGMIAFLNYIRKP, encoded by the coding sequence ATGAGCTTTGAAGAGCTGGGGCCAACGTTTGTAAAGCTTGGCCAACTGCTCGCCTCCCGTCCCGATCTCGTTCCCGAAGAATACGTGCATGAGTTTGAAAAACTTCACGACAATGCCCAGTCTCTACCTTTTTCGGTTATTGAAGAAGTTCTCAAAGAAGAATTCGGCAATTCACTGACAAAAAAATTCTCTTACATTGATGAAAACCCTCTGGGCTCTGCCAGCATTGCGCAAGTTCATCGCGCAAAACTTGTGAGCGGCGAAGACGTGGTGATCAAGGTTCAGCGACCAGGTATCGTGGCAACTATCAATGATGACTTGAGTGTTTTGTATCTTTTAGCAGAGTTGATTGAGACCTATATTCCTGAAGCTCGTCCCTACAATCCGATGGGAATCGTGGATGAGTACTTTAGAACCTTAGAACTTGAAACAAACTTCGTGGTCGAGGCCAATAACATCCGCCGCTTCCGCGAAAACTTTAAGTCCAACGAAAATATTAAAATCCCCAAGGTCTATCTTGAAGAATCCACAGAAAGAGTCCTCGTAATGGAGGCCCTTGCTGGAATTCCTCTAAGTCAGGAAAATGCCCTTCATCAGGCCAATGTAAATCCTGATGAAATCATTCGTATTGGGCTTGGTGCTTACCTGAAGATGGTATTTAACGATGGCCTCTTTCATGGCGATCTCCATGCGGGGAACTTCTTTATCCTTCCAAACAATCAAATCGGCTTGATCGATTTTGGAGTTGTCGGTCGCTTAAATACGCGCACGCAGACAGCTATTGCTAATATGCTTTTAGCTTTATCTAAAGAAGACTACGAGCGTTTTGCTTTTGAGTTTGTCGACTTAGCCCCTTTTACGGATAAAGTGCACATTGATCTTTTTGCAAAAGACTTACGCGAACTCATCGCCCCTTACTTTGGGTTGACGTTAAGAAATGTAAATTTAGGAAAGATTCTTATGAAGTCCGCAGGCATTGCGGCGGACCACCACCTACAAGTTCCTACGGATTTGATGCTCTTTTTTAAATCAATTATTTCGATTGAAGGAATGGGCAGAAAGATCAATGAGAACTTTGATATTCTTCAGTATAGCCTTCAGTTTGCAGAAGAGTTAGCAAAGTCCCAACTAGGACCGCAACGCTTTATCCACGAGATGAGCCAGATGGCGCGCGAGTCGAAGGCATTTATCAACGCCCTTCCTCGTCAGTTGAACTTCTTTTTGAGAAAGATCAACAGCCCCTCGCACGCCTTCAAATTGGAAGTGAAAGAAATCCGAGAGTTGAAGCGCTCTGTTGAAAGCTCCTCGAATTTACTATTTCTAGGTCTGATCATTGGATCACTGATCTTAAGTTCGTCCTATATTTTCGTACACCACACACAAAGTCTTATCCTGGGAATTCCTGCGATGAGCTTTATCGGATATATACTGTCAGTTATTTTTGGAATGATCGCATTCTTAAATTATATCCGTAAACCATGA
- a CDS encoding ribonuclease R (COG0557 Exoribonuclease R): protein MHKRKILNGTIKRHPDGFGFFIPEDIEHPDVYIPRHSMEGVMTNDKVAIEAFPEREADRYRGEIVRILSRGTKVVVGRFFKLNDKYGILRDEGKGWGQDLKIKLEDSLNAKDKELVTAEIIQYPEKGVPFIGIVKEIIGDALDPMTDILRVIRSNGIPLEFSKATLDQASKFAEDPTEEDFKNRRDLRDRDLITIDGATAKDFDDAICVEMTNEGFLLTVAIADVSHYVRVDSAIDRDAYERGTSVYFPNYVVPMLPEALSNGLCSLNPHRPRLCLVAEMLFDFTGDLRKSEFFEGVMSSKARVTYGEAQEIIDGNPIEKFKDVAGVILRAADLAKLLMAKRFKEGSLDLEIPETELVIDGAGVPIDIQKSERLFSHRLIEEMMLAANVAVAKFITEKEIPALYRIHEPPNEQAIMMLERYLQNFGSETKLGQGKLQKRLTRALQEFTGKPEAQVLNILTLRSMNQAKYSLNNLGHFGLGFEFYTHFTSPIRRYPDLIVHRLLKNLVLPNGGGYRLMPEDEVSSAGTVLSAAEQRSTKAERQLQSIKKARFMEKFIGQEFDGIISSVAKFGVFVLLREYDVDGLVKLEELTGDRFEFDEENLTLVGRRSGFTYNIGDLIRIQVASADVDLGQINFVLAGAEARDEDEDAPTTAERSASGFLKKLRKKDKGNKNDQDDYRDKKSAQKKSFKDKNDKHRPETRSDSRKDRHENRSEDTRAPQGKKPGKKGSGQSKYFDDRRQDTDGQREKLEKVEKQSRRPIIDDQRDTSPNKSLLEMILGPAKYRTEALGEKSNDNGPKLSKKLMFAENSKLRDNDEYSEKNSDTLKDRATDRKDPKKRGKTSNNRGSVRKARVSSGRGKSKAR from the coding sequence AATGATAAGGTCGCCATTGAAGCCTTTCCAGAAAGAGAAGCTGATCGCTATCGCGGTGAGATCGTACGCATTCTTTCACGCGGAACAAAAGTCGTCGTTGGTCGCTTCTTTAAACTCAACGATAAATACGGCATCCTTCGCGATGAAGGAAAAGGCTGGGGACAAGATCTCAAAATCAAACTTGAAGACTCTTTAAACGCCAAAGATAAAGAGCTCGTTACTGCTGAAATCATTCAGTATCCAGAAAAAGGCGTACCTTTTATTGGAATCGTTAAAGAGATCATCGGCGATGCTCTAGATCCGATGACAGATATCCTGCGCGTGATTCGCTCTAATGGCATCCCACTAGAGTTTTCGAAAGCCACTCTTGATCAAGCATCTAAGTTTGCAGAAGACCCTACAGAAGAAGACTTCAAAAACCGCCGTGATCTTCGCGACAGAGACTTAATCACTATCGATGGCGCCACAGCCAAAGACTTTGACGATGCGATCTGTGTGGAAATGACAAACGAAGGTTTCTTACTCACGGTGGCTATTGCTGACGTCAGCCACTATGTCAGAGTCGACTCAGCGATTGATCGCGATGCCTATGAGCGCGGAACTTCAGTGTATTTTCCAAACTATGTAGTGCCAATGTTACCGGAAGCCCTCAGTAATGGTCTTTGTTCTTTAAATCCTCACCGTCCAAGACTTTGCCTTGTGGCTGAAATGCTCTTCGATTTCACGGGCGACCTTCGTAAATCAGAGTTCTTTGAAGGCGTCATGAGCAGCAAAGCGCGCGTCACTTACGGAGAAGCGCAAGAAATCATCGACGGCAATCCTATTGAAAAGTTCAAAGACGTTGCTGGAGTGATTCTTAGAGCCGCAGATCTTGCCAAGCTCTTAATGGCCAAGAGATTTAAAGAAGGATCTTTGGATTTAGAGATCCCTGAAACAGAATTGGTTATTGATGGAGCTGGTGTTCCCATTGATATTCAAAAATCAGAACGCCTCTTTTCTCACCGTTTGATCGAAGAGATGATGCTAGCGGCAAACGTAGCCGTTGCGAAGTTTATTACGGAAAAAGAAATCCCAGCCCTTTATCGCATCCACGAACCACCTAATGAACAAGCGATCATGATGCTTGAGCGTTACTTGCAAAACTTTGGAAGCGAAACAAAACTTGGCCAAGGAAAACTTCAAAAGAGACTCACTCGCGCCCTGCAAGAGTTTACGGGTAAACCGGAAGCCCAAGTTTTAAATATCCTCACTCTACGTTCAATGAATCAGGCGAAGTATAGTTTAAATAACCTCGGCCACTTTGGTTTAGGTTTTGAGTTCTACACTCACTTCACGTCTCCGATTCGTCGCTACCCAGACTTGATTGTGCATCGTCTTTTAAAGAACTTGGTTCTTCCAAATGGCGGTGGCTATAGACTGATGCCTGAAGACGAAGTCTCTTCGGCAGGAACTGTTCTTTCCGCAGCAGAACAGCGTTCAACGAAAGCTGAACGCCAACTGCAGTCGATTAAAAAAGCCCGCTTCATGGAAAAATTCATCGGCCAAGAGTTCGATGGAATTATAAGCTCCGTAGCGAAGTTCGGTGTCTTTGTACTTTTAAGAGAGTACGACGTTGATGGCTTGGTGAAACTTGAAGAACTTACGGGCGATCGCTTTGAGTTTGATGAAGAGAATTTGACTTTAGTGGGTCGCCGCTCAGGTTTTACCTACAATATCGGTGATTTGATCCGTATTCAGGTGGCCTCTGCAGATGTAGATCTTGGTCAAATCAATTTCGTTCTTGCCGGCGCTGAAGCCAGAGATGAAGACGAAGATGCGCCTACTACTGCAGAAAGATCTGCAAGCGGCTTCCTTAAAAAACTTCGCAAGAAGGATAAAGGAAACAAGAACGATCAAGACGATTATCGAGATAAGAAAAGTGCACAAAAGAAATCTTTTAAAGATAAAAATGATAAGCACAGACCTGAGACTCGATCAGACTCTAGAAAAGACCGCCACGAGAATCGCAGTGAAGATACTCGCGCTCCTCAAGGTAAAAAGCCTGGTAAAAAAGGCTCAGGTCAATCGAAGTATTTCGATGATCGCCGTCAGGATACGGATGGACAGAGAGAAAAACTGGAAAAAGTTGAAAAACAATCTCGCCGTCCTATCATAGATGATCAAAGAGACACTTCTCCGAATAAATCACTCTTGGAGATGATCCTTGGTCCAGCAAAATACAGAACTGAAGCTTTAGGTGAAAAGTCGAATGATAACGGCCCTAAGCTCAGTAAAAAATTGATGTTTGCCGAAAACTCTAAACTCCGAGATAATGACGAATATTCGGAGAAAAACAGTGACACCCTTAAAGACCGGGCGACAGATCGGAAAGACCCTAAAAAACGCGGCAAGACTTCGAACAATCGTGGGAGTGTTCGCAAAGCACGGGTTTCATCAGGTCGCGGAAAAAGTAAAGCTCGGTAA
- a CDS encoding hypothetical protein (COG0583 Transcriptional regulator), whose product MQQLYYELSVLTKAVNFKNLSAAALHVGLSQPQLSRIIAKIEDELKIVLLDRSAKRKSGWTPVAFELSAIFEKSIRRLESELRGVSNNEMVAELHIGTLEGLSDFALKVSKICFKQIGVKKITLDIYDLNELEANFLSGNLDIIFTSKIPGRQKFRYLKEIAFQRLEKIETSKDFTVLSSFEYGRANKKELEVFPHVFVSNSLSIRRSWFDMHGGTGHLPTEAKKVRANKEAEPVVMIGSELLSPILWEQITV is encoded by the coding sequence ATGCAACAGCTCTATTATGAACTCAGTGTACTTACAAAAGCCGTCAATTTTAAAAATCTCTCGGCAGCAGCTTTGCATGTGGGCCTTAGTCAACCTCAGCTCTCTCGTATTATCGCTAAGATCGAAGACGAGTTAAAAATCGTTCTATTAGATAGATCTGCGAAAAGAAAATCTGGATGGACTCCGGTGGCCTTCGAGCTTTCCGCTATCTTTGAAAAATCCATCCGCCGTTTAGAATCCGAACTGCGCGGAGTGAGCAATAATGAAATGGTAGCAGAGCTTCACATTGGCACTCTTGAAGGATTATCGGACTTTGCTCTTAAAGTTTCTAAAATTTGTTTTAAACAGATTGGCGTTAAAAAGATCACGTTAGATATCTACGACCTCAACGAACTGGAAGCGAACTTTCTGTCTGGAAACTTAGATATTATTTTCACTTCTAAAATCCCAGGGCGACAGAAATTTAGATATCTAAAAGAAATTGCCTTTCAAAGACTTGAGAAAATTGAAACCTCCAAAGACTTTACTGTCTTGAGTTCCTTTGAATATGGAAGAGCAAATAAAAAAGAACTGGAAGTTTTTCCCCATGTCTTCGTTTCTAATTCACTATCCATTCGCAGATCTTGGTTTGATATGCATGGAGGCACAGGTCACTTACCGACTGAAGCCAAAAAGGTCAGAGCTAATAAAGAGGCTGAACCTGTTGTGATGATTGGCTCGGAACTTCTAAGTCCGATTCTTTGGGAGCAAATCACGGTCTAA